In the Malus domestica chromosome 16, GDT2T_hap1 genome, one interval contains:
- the LOC103416863 gene encoding magnesium transporter MRS2-I-like — protein sequence MAREGEMVPVDPHLAVVAVKKKSSRSWVLLDCNGKATVLDVDKYAIMHRVHIHARDLRIVDPLLSYPSTILGRDMAIVLNLEHIKAIITAEEVLLRDPLDENVIPVVEELQRRLPPVNATCESQTDGKEFPAGQNDTEAGDEDESPFEFRALEVALEAICSFLAVRTTELETAAYPALDELTSKISSRNLDRVRKLKSGMTRLTARVQKVRDELEQLLDDDDDMADLYLSRKLAGASSPVSDSVPANWYPASPTLGSKISRASRATMITVRGDENDVEELEMLLEAYFMQIDGTLNKLATLREYIDDTEDYINIQLDNHRNQLIQLELFLSSGTVCVSMFSLVAGIFGMNIPYTWNDGYGYMFKWVCVVTGIFCAVVFVIVISYARSKGLVGS from the exons ATGGCTCGAGAGGGGGAAATGGTGCCGGTGGACCCACATTTGGCGGTGGTGGCGGTGAAGAAGAAGTCCTCTCGGAGTTGGGTTTTATTGGACTGTAATGGAAAAGCTACAGTCTTGGACGTGGACAAGTATGCCATCATGCACAGAGTTCACATTCACGCTCGCGATCTTCGCATTGTCGACCCTTTGCTCTCTTACCCTTCCACCATTCTCGGCCGTGACATGGCCATAGTTCTCAATTTGGAG CATATTAAAGCAATAATCACTGCCGAAGAG GTGCTGCTTCGGGATCCCTTGGATGAAAACGTTATTCCGGTTGTTGAAGAGCTTCAAAGACGGTTGCCTCCTGTTAATGCCACATGTGAAAGTCAAACAGACGGGAAAGAGTTCCCTGCTGGGCAAAATGATACTGAGGCGGGTGATGAAGATG AGTCTCCATTTGAGTTCCGGGCCTTGGAGGTAGCTTTGGAAGCAATTTGTAGTTTTCTTGCTGTACGTACGACAGAACTTGAGACTGCTGCTTATCCTGCTTTAGATGAACTTACGTCTAAG ATTAGCAGCCGCAATTTGGATAGGGTTCGTAAATTGAAGAGTGGAATGACGAGGTTGACTGCTCGGGTACAAAAG GTGAGGGATGAGCTTGAACAGCTGCTGGACGATGACGATGATATGGCTGACCTTTACTTATCAAGAAAGCTGGCTGGTGCATCTTCACCAGTTAGTGACTCTGTTCCTGCCAATTGGTATCCTGCCTCCCCTACCCTAGGCTCAAAAATATCACGTGCAAGTAGAGCAACTATGATCACTGTTCGTGGAGATGAGAATGACGTTGAAGAACTTGAAATGTTACTTGAG GCTTATTTTATGCAGATTGATGGCAccttgaacaaattagccacG CTGCGTGAATATATTGATGATACAGAGGATTACATTAATATACAG CTCGATAACCACAGGAATCAGCTGATTCAG CTTGAGCTTTTTCTTAGTTCCGGGACTGTATGCGTCTCCATGTTTTCTTTGGTGGCTGGAATTTTTGGCATGAATATTCCATATACGTGGAATGACGGTTACGGATACATGTTCAAATGG GTTTGCGTTGTCACGGGAATTTTCTGTGCTGTTGTTTTCGTAATAGTCATATCATATGCTCGCTCCAAGGGTCTGGTCGGATCTTGA